The Pseudomonadota bacterium sequence GGCGTCTATATCGGAGGCGGAATTCCTTCAAGGATCACCAGCATCCTCGACTCAAGCGCCTTTCTGAAAAGCTTTCTGAATAAAGGCAGGATGTCAAGGTTGCTGACCGATATCCCGGTGAACGTGATCCTGGACCAGAAAGCGCCTTTAAAGGGTGCGGCAAAAATGGTTCTTGCCGGTTTATGATCCATCTTGATCAGCCGGATATTTCACTTCCGGATCAGCTGTCAGTTTAATGAAATATCAAGCCAGGTCGCGACGAAGATTGTCAGACTGATCAGGCCGTTCAGGGTAAAGAAAGACATTTTTATTCTGGACAGGTCCTTCGGATTCACGATCAGGTGCTGATAGAAAAGGGCGATGGCGGTCACAATGATCCCTGCATAGAAATACATTCCCAGTTTCTGCTGCACGCCGGTCAGAACAAACAGCACAAAAGCCAGCAGATGAAAGAAAACCGCGAGCCGAAAAGCCCCTTCCCTGCCGAATCGGGCGGGCAAGGAAAAAAGCCCTGCCTCCCGGTCGAAATCCGCATCGAGACAGGCATAGACCGTATCAAACCCGGCAACCCAGAGCAGGACCCCTGCCGAAAGCACATAGGGAAAACCGGCAAGACTGCCGGTCACGGCGACCCAACCGCCCAGAGGAGAAAAGGCAAGAGCGATACCGAGAACGACATGGCAGAGCCAGGTAAACCTCTTGGTCAACGAATAAAAGAAGGTGAGACCCAGGGCAAACGGAGAAAGAATCAGGGTCAGACGGTTGAGGTTATAGCAGGCGAAAAAGAAGATGGCCGCAGCAATGACGACCATCAGCCACGCCTCCCATAATTTGACGGCTCCGGCGGGGATGGCCCGGTCGGCGGTTCTTGGATTCTTCCGGTCGAAATGACGGTCGGCGATCCGGTTGAAGCCCATGGCGCTGGTCCTGGCACCAACCATGGCCGCAAGTACCCAGAGGAAAACCTCCGGAGAAGGCGCGCCCCTGCCCGCCAGGAATGCCCCCATGAAGGCGAACGGCAGAGCAAAAACCGTATGCTCGAATTTTATCATTTCAAGCATGATGCCTATTTTCCGTAACATCACTATTCTCCCCGAGCTATTTTCCACCCTGCCAGCGAGGCTGACCGGGGATTTCGATATCAAGGTGGTCCGCAAGTCTGCCGCAGAAAATCCTGGCCATTTCCGCGAAGGAATCCACCCCGTGATAATGGGAGTGGACCAGCGGGCAGATCGTTGCCCCGCCATCATGGGCCTTCAGCATATTTGTGAGATGGCTCCGGTTGAAGGGCGTTTCCCGGACCGCAAGCAATAGCGGTCTGCGCTCTTTCAGGGTAACATCGGCGGCCCGGTGAATGAGGTTTGCGGAGATCCCGTTCGCTATCGAGGCCAGGGTCCCCATGCTGCAGGGCAGCACCACCATCCCGGCAAACCGGGCGGACCCGCTCGCCATCTCGGCGGCGAAATCTTTGCTGTCACTCCAGGAACCCGCCATCCCGGAAAGTTCCTTGAGATTCTTTCCCTCCTCGATCTCCATCACCTTAAGCCCCGCCTCGGAGATCACCGCGTGAACTTCCACGTCAACCTCGCGCATCAGCTTCAGAAACTCGACCGCATACAATGATCCACTGGCGCCGGTAATGGCGAGAATGATTCTCTTCTTCATTTGATCCCCGTATAGATGGTGACAATGCCGAAGGTCACAGG is a genomic window containing:
- the ubiA gene encoding putative 4-hydroxybenzoate polyprenyltransferase; the encoded protein is MLRKIGIMLEMIKFEHTVFALPFAFMGAFLAGRGAPSPEVFLWVLAAMVGARTSAMGFNRIADRHFDRKNPRTADRAIPAGAVKLWEAWLMVVIAAAIFFFACYNLNRLTLILSPFALGLTFFYSLTKRFTWLCHVVLGIALAFSPLGGWVAVTGSLAGFPYVLSAGVLLWVAGFDTVYACLDADFDREAGLFSLPARFGREGAFRLAVFFHLLAFVLFVLTGVQQKLGMYFYAGIIVTAIALFYQHLIVNPKDLSRIKMSFFTLNGLISLTIFVATWLDISLN
- a CDS encoding UbiX family flavin prenyltransferase, whose product is MKKRIILAITGASGSLYAVEFLKLMREVDVEVHAVISEAGLKVMEIEEGKNLKELSGMAGSWSDSKDFAAEMASGSARFAGMVVLPCSMGTLASIANGISANLIHRAADVTLKERRPLLLAVRETPFNRSHLTNMLKAHDGGATICPLVHSHYHGVDSFAEMARIFCGRLADHLDIEIPGQPRWQGGK